The Methanobrevibacter oralis genomic sequence ATTTTTGATAAATTTTTTGCTATTTTATTATTTATTAAAGAACCATTTGTCAGTATAGTTGTTTCAAAATATTTTTTTGATTCTTTAATTATATCAAAAATATCTGGTCTCAAAAAAGGCTCTCCGCCAGTTATTATTAATTTATCAATATTTATTTCATTCAAAGAATTAATTACTTCTAAAATGGTGGTCAATGACTCAAAATTATAATTATTATTTATTGAATTCATATAACAATAAGAACATTTTAAATTGCAGTATTCAGTAACTCTCATTACACATTTCATCTTTAAACATCCAACATTGAGGATCATTTCCTAAATAATAACCGTTTGAATGTGCAGCGCCTCGGCATCCTCCACACAAATATTTATATTTACAATCAATACAATTTTCAATTAAATTTCTATTTCTTAGATTTTTAAAAATAATTGATTTTTCCCAAATTTCTTTCAAAGTCAGTCTATTTAAATTTCCTGAATTAATTTGTAATCTGGGGCATGGAAAGACAGATAAATCTTGATTGATGCACAATGCTGATGTTCCAGCAGTACATCCTCCACATATGTGAGTTTTATTTAGGTATGCTTCTAAATTTTCGCTAAATATTAACCATAATGGATCATTTGATCCAACATTTAATCCAGTTTCATCTGAATAGGATTTCATTAATTTAAATACATTTATTATATCTTTAAATGTTAATTGATTGTAATTTTCGTTTTTATTTATTGGAGTAACTCTCTCTATAATGCATCTGTCAACATTATTGTTCAATGCTAAGTCTAAATAATTTTTGACATCGTAATAATTATTTTTCATTAATGTCATCCTTAGAGAGGTATAAATTCCATTTTTTTTCAGATTTTGGATTGCTTTGATTGATTTATCAAAAGTTCCTTTTCCTCTAATTGAATCATTAATTTTCTTACAAGATCCATCAACACTAATTGTAACATCAACATTGTATTTTTTTAGTTTTTTAATAGTATTTTCAGTTATTGTGGTTCCATTTGAAGTAATATGGTTAGTTAATGACAAATTATGAGAATATTCTAAAATTTTATATATTTCTGAATGTAATAATGGTTCTCCTCCACTAAATATCACATTTTTAGTTCCTAAATCAACGGCTTGGTTTAGTATATTTTTAATTATTTCTAAGGATAAATCATCATATTTTGAATATTTACTAGCATAACAATAACCACAATTTAAATTACAACGACCAGTTATATGAAATACTAATAAAAACGGAGTAAATTCCATAATATCACCTTATTTTAAATGAGAGGCAAAATATATTTTACCCCTCATTCTGTTTTCCAATGTTTAATGGTTATGTTTGCAACCTAACATCAAAAATTCTTCATAGCTCATAATTTATCACCTATTCTCTTTTTACAATTAATACTAATACTATTAATTAGTAATAACTAATTAATAA encodes the following:
- a CDS encoding radical SAM/SPASM domain-containing protein, whose product is MEFTPFLLVFHITGRCNLNCGYCYASKYSKYDDLSLEIIKNILNQAVDLGTKNVIFSGGEPLLHSEIYKILEYSHNLSLTNHITSNGTTITENTIKKLKKYNVDVTISVDGSCKKINDSIRGKGTFDKSIKAIQNLKKNGIYTSLRMTLMKNNYYDVKNYLDLALNNNVDRCIIERVTPINKNENYNQLTFKDIINVFKLMKSYSDETGLNVGSNDPLWLIFSENLEAYLNKTHICGGCTAGTSALCINQDLSVFPCPRLQINSGNLNRLTLKEIWEKSIIFKNLRNRNLIENCIDCKYKYLCGGCRGAAHSNGYYLGNDPQCWMFKDEMCNESY